The following are encoded in a window of Bacteroidota bacterium genomic DNA:
- a CDS encoding DNA polymerase III subunit delta — translation MLFKDIIGQQELKNRLIQSVKSNRISHGQLFIGPEGCGKLALAIAYMQYVNCLVRTDEDSCGICSSCIKYNKLIHPDLHFIFPVNTSKENTGAVISDTYLGKWRASIYNDPYLSLNEWYETMGIENKQGVINVNDSTEVIKKLSLKSYEADYKVMIIWMVEKMNTAASNKLLKILEEPPDKTVFILISEQFEQLLPTITSRTQLIKVKKIKDSDLIAWLLKNPDVSKEKASQVAFLADGNRITAKKLMQENAEDDIFTSLFIQWMRISFGVNIPEAIEWTSTIATAGREKQKNFIHYSLQMIRECMLMNYAAGKNLNKANGSEAAFLQKFSPFIHGGNCLQITEELTKAAQHIERNANGRILFLDLSLRMMKLLKLKA, via the coding sequence ATGCTTTTCAAAGATATTATAGGCCAACAGGAATTAAAAAACAGACTTATTCAATCTGTTAAGAGCAATAGAATTAGTCATGGTCAACTATTTATTGGCCCTGAAGGTTGTGGAAAACTAGCCTTAGCAATTGCCTACATGCAATACGTTAATTGCCTGGTAAGAACGGATGAGGATTCATGTGGGATTTGTTCCTCCTGCATTAAATACAATAAATTGATTCATCCTGATCTGCATTTCATTTTTCCGGTAAATACCTCAAAAGAAAATACGGGGGCTGTAATTAGCGATACATATCTGGGAAAATGGAGAGCAAGTATTTACAATGACCCTTACCTAAGCTTGAATGAATGGTATGAAACAATGGGTATTGAAAATAAACAGGGTGTGATAAATGTAAATGATAGCACAGAGGTAATAAAAAAATTAAGCCTGAAATCATACGAAGCAGATTACAAAGTGATGATTATTTGGATGGTGGAGAAAATGAATACAGCAGCTTCCAACAAACTGCTTAAAATTCTTGAAGAGCCACCTGACAAGACCGTTTTTATCTTAATTTCTGAACAGTTTGAACAACTTCTACCCACAATTACCTCGCGGACACAATTAATTAAGGTAAAAAAAATTAAAGATTCAGATTTAATTGCCTGGCTTTTAAAAAACCCAGATGTTTCAAAAGAAAAGGCCTCGCAAGTAGCCTTTTTAGCTGATGGTAACAGGATCACTGCAAAAAAATTAATGCAGGAAAATGCTGAGGATGATATTTTCACTTCTTTGTTTATTCAGTGGATGCGTATTTCTTTCGGGGTAAATATTCCTGAAGCCATTGAATGGACAAGTACAATTGCAACAGCAGGACGTGAAAAACAAAAGAATTTCATTCATTACTCACTTCAAATGATCAGGGAATGTATGCTAATGAATTATGCTGCTGGAAAAAATCTAAACAAAGCAAATGGTAGTGAGGCAGCATTTTTACAAAAATTCTCCCCTTTTATTCATGGAGGTAATTGTTTGCAAATTACCGAAGAACTAACCAAAGCGGCTCAACATATAGAAAGAAATGCAAATGGGCGCATCTTGTTTCTTGATTTATCTTTAAGAATGATGAAATTATTGAAGCTCAAAGCATAA
- a CDS encoding gliding motility lipoprotein GldH, with protein sequence MKFFFFKITSFAILFVIVLSSCNDERFYEKNVAIPNESWGKNEKIVFEVQVDDTLAQYDFYINVRNSGAYSYANLFVFLNTVFPEGELARDTLEIFLADPAGKWLGQGSGDIYDNRILFKKQTSFPVKGTYKFEFEHAMRQDVLPDIIDIGMRIEKSDKK encoded by the coding sequence TTGAAATTCTTTTTTTTTAAAATAACAAGTTTTGCCATTCTTTTTGTGATCGTTTTATCCTCATGCAATGATGAGCGGTTTTATGAAAAAAACGTAGCAATCCCCAATGAATCCTGGGGAAAGAATGAGAAAATAGTATTTGAAGTTCAAGTGGATGATACCCTTGCTCAATATGATTTTTATATAAATGTGAGGAATTCAGGGGCTTATTCGTATGCAAATTTATTTGTGTTTCTGAATACTGTTTTTCCCGAAGGTGAACTGGCAAGAGATACATTGGAGATATTTCTTGCAGATCCTGCTGGAAAATGGCTTGGGCAAGGCTCCGGAGACATCTATGACAACAGGATATTATTTAAAAAACAAACCTCTTTTCCTGTAAAAGGTACTTATAAATTTGAATTTGAACATGCAATGCGTCAAGATGTACTTCCGGATATTATAGATATTGGGATGCGAATTGAAAAAAGCGACAAAAAATAA
- a CDS encoding penicillin-binding protein has translation MNKKFSGYRKWIVLFWVFILFVIAIPVLVISGVNNGLFGELPSFEELENPKNNLASEIYSSDKKLLGKYYIQNRTTIPYEDISPNVCNGLVATEDVRFYNHSGVDARSLFRVFFRTLIGGDQNAGGGSTITQQLAKMLFHDRPQGKMERGVQKLKEWVIAAKLERFYTKHEIMAMYLNRFDFVNNAVGIKSAARIYFNTTPDSLNIQEAAMLVGMAKNPSFFNPLRRPEETQHRRNVVLYQMASFDNPQTNKPYLSKSEFDSLKVLPLGLDYKKEDHLEGLATYFREYLRFELKKWASENKKPDGSYYNINTDGLKIYTTIDSRMQQYAEEAVAQHMGKELQDEFFKHWKGKKNAPFFHLNDQQTENLMNQSMKRSERYRNLVNEGINKDSILKNFNTPVEMAIFSWKGDIDTLMSPMDSILYYKHFLRTGFMSMDPKTGAIKAWVGGINSRHFSYDHVKQGKRQVGSTFKPFVYALAMQEFWSPCYKVPNVPVSFELPEGKVWTPKNSDGKYGGMMTLKEGLATSTNSITAYIMKQFGPEAVVTLVRKMGVTAPLDAVPSLCLGTADISVFEMVGANSTFANKGVWTEPNFITRIEDKNGNVLKTFIPQQTEAMSEESAYLTLKLMQGVVESGTGTRLRFRFKLSPPIAGKTGTTQNNSDGWFIGLTPDLVSGVWVGGEDRSIHFRSTHLGQGANMALPIWALYMQKVYADPTITISKGDFERPTGKLDVEVDCAAYKIQNTKSNFE, from the coding sequence ATGAATAAAAAATTCTCCGGATATAGAAAATGGATTGTCCTTTTCTGGGTTTTTATCCTTTTCGTTATTGCAATACCTGTACTCGTAATAAGCGGTGTAAATAATGGCTTATTCGGAGAACTTCCTTCTTTTGAAGAATTGGAAAATCCTAAAAACAATTTAGCTTCAGAAATATATTCGTCCGATAAAAAATTATTGGGTAAATATTATATACAAAACCGTACTACTATTCCTTACGAAGATATTTCACCCAACGTGTGTAATGGATTGGTTGCTACTGAAGATGTTAGGTTTTATAATCATTCGGGAGTAGATGCCCGAAGTTTATTTCGGGTGTTCTTTCGAACATTAATTGGGGGTGATCAAAATGCAGGGGGAGGAAGTACAATTACCCAACAACTTGCCAAAATGCTTTTTCATGACAGACCCCAGGGGAAAATGGAACGGGGCGTTCAAAAACTCAAGGAGTGGGTGATCGCAGCAAAGCTGGAAAGATTTTACACCAAGCATGAAATTATGGCCATGTACCTTAACCGCTTTGATTTTGTGAATAATGCCGTAGGAATAAAATCAGCAGCCAGAATTTATTTTAATACTACTCCTGATTCATTAAATATTCAGGAAGCAGCAATGTTGGTAGGGATGGCAAAAAATCCATCCTTTTTTAATCCATTAAGAAGGCCGGAGGAAACCCAGCATAGAAGAAATGTGGTTTTGTACCAAATGGCAAGTTTTGATAATCCTCAAACCAATAAGCCATATCTTTCAAAATCTGAATTCGATTCTTTGAAAGTACTGCCCCTTGGGCTTGATTATAAAAAGGAAGATCACCTGGAAGGACTTGCTACTTATTTTAGAGAATACCTGAGGTTTGAATTGAAAAAATGGGCCAGTGAAAACAAAAAACCTGATGGTAGCTATTACAATATCAACACCGATGGGTTAAAAATATATACGACTATTGATTCTCGAATGCAGCAATACGCAGAGGAAGCTGTTGCCCAACATATGGGAAAAGAACTTCAGGATGAATTTTTCAAGCACTGGAAAGGCAAAAAAAACGCTCCTTTTTTTCATCTTAATGATCAGCAAACTGAAAATCTCATGAATCAGTCTATGAAACGCTCAGAAAGATACAGGAACCTGGTAAATGAAGGAATTAATAAAGATTCTATTTTGAAGAATTTTAACACTCCTGTCGAAATGGCCATTTTTTCCTGGAAAGGTGATATTGACACCCTGATGAGCCCAATGGATTCCATACTTTATTACAAGCATTTTTTAAGGACTGGGTTTATGTCTATGGATCCAAAAACAGGAGCTATAAAGGCCTGGGTAGGTGGAATAAATTCCCGCCATTTCTCTTATGATCATGTAAAGCAGGGAAAACGACAGGTAGGCTCAACTTTCAAGCCTTTTGTTTATGCTCTTGCTATGCAGGAATTTTGGTCTCCGTGTTATAAAGTGCCAAATGTGCCCGTTAGTTTTGAGTTGCCTGAGGGAAAAGTCTGGACGCCAAAAAATTCTGACGGTAAATATGGGGGGATGATGACTTTAAAGGAAGGCCTTGCAACTTCTACCAATTCTATTACTGCATACATAATGAAACAGTTCGGTCCAGAGGCAGTTGTTACGCTTGTACGAAAAATGGGTGTTACAGCTCCACTTGATGCAGTTCCCTCGCTTTGCCTTGGAACTGCCGACATTTCTGTTTTTGAAATGGTGGGAGCAAATAGTACATTCGCCAATAAAGGGGTTTGGACTGAACCCAATTTCATAACCAGGATTGAAGATAAAAACGGGAACGTGCTTAAAACATTTATCCCTCAACAAACAGAGGCTATGAGTGAGGAATCTGCATATCTTACTTTGAAATTGATGCAGGGAGTAGTTGAATCAGGAACGGGAACCAGGTTAAGATTTAGGTTTAAACTTAGCCCACCCATAGCAGGAAAAACGGGTACAACTCAAAACAACTCCGATGGATGGTTCATAGGGCTAACTCCCGATCTGGTATCTGGTGTTTGGGTTGGTGGAGAAGACAGAAGCATACACTTTAGATCAACCCATTTGGGGCAAGGAGCCAACATGGCATTACCAATTTGGGCATTATACATGCAAAAAGTTTATGCTGATCCAACAATTACAATTTCCAAAGGTGATTTTGAGAGGCCAACCGGAAAGCTGGATGTTGAAGTGGATTGTGCAGCATATAAAATTCAGAACACGAAATCTAACTTTGAATAA
- a CDS encoding CoA transferase subunit A → MNKTVKDAEAAIAGIKDNMTLMLGGFGLCGIPENCISALVKKGIMGLTCISNNAGVDDFGLGLLLHNKQIKKMIASYVGENAEFERQLLSGELEVDLVPQGTLATRCMASGYGIPAVFTPAGVGTEIAQGKEVRNFNGKDYLLEFAFDADFAIVKAWKGDTQGNLVFRATARNFNPLMAMAGKITIAEVEELVPVGQLDPDSIHTPGIFVHRIFQGSNYEKRIEQRTLRS, encoded by the coding sequence ATGAACAAAACAGTAAAGGACGCAGAAGCTGCTATTGCAGGAATAAAAGACAATATGACTTTAATGCTGGGTGGATTTGGATTATGTGGAATTCCAGAAAACTGCATTTCAGCACTTGTTAAAAAAGGAATAATGGGATTAACCTGCATATCCAATAATGCCGGAGTTGATGATTTTGGATTAGGATTACTGCTACACAACAAACAAATAAAAAAAATGATTGCCTCTTATGTAGGAGAAAATGCGGAATTTGAAAGACAATTGCTAAGTGGGGAATTGGAAGTTGACCTGGTACCACAGGGAACCCTTGCAACACGTTGCATGGCCTCAGGATATGGAATACCTGCAGTATTTACACCTGCCGGAGTTGGTACTGAAATAGCCCAGGGAAAAGAAGTAAGAAACTTTAATGGAAAAGATTACTTACTTGAATTTGCTTTTGACGCTGATTTTGCAATCGTAAAGGCATGGAAGGGTGATACTCAGGGCAATCTAGTGTTCCGCGCAACTGCCAGAAACTTCAATCCACTTATGGCAATGGCTGGAAAAATAACCATTGCAGAAGTAGAAGAACTTGTCCCAGTAGGCCAACTGGACCCTGATTCCATACATACTCCAGGCATTTTTGTTCATAGGATATTTCAGGGAAGTAACTATGAAAAAAGAATTGAGCAAAGAACCCTTAGAAGTTAA
- a CDS encoding glycosyltransferase, whose amino-acid sequence MFYYKKWAIVVPLANEEADFKPFIEMVNLVINELNPGNVYFIVDKASKDRTLELCQELSARDPKYVTVWAPENKNVVDAYVKGLRVAYEAGHEIIIEMDAGLSHDPRAIPMFLRVLNEGNECAFGSRFINGGSMGDSPFKRRFLSKTGTFLANFLLGTSLRDMTSGYQGFHRDVVAKIIDHKFRSKAHFYQTELRYLLRNRRIFEVPIHYQAPSPRVSKNAIKNAYQSLFYYFFQRLTGNKPTL is encoded by the coding sequence ATGTTCTATTATAAAAAATGGGCCATCGTTGTTCCTTTGGCTAATGAGGAAGCAGATTTTAAACCATTCATTGAAATGGTGAATTTGGTGATAAATGAATTGAACCCAGGAAATGTTTATTTCATAGTTGATAAAGCTTCAAAAGACAGGACTCTTGAGCTGTGCCAGGAACTGTCAGCCAGGGATCCAAAATATGTTACTGTATGGGCGCCTGAGAACAAGAATGTTGTAGATGCTTATGTTAAAGGATTGCGTGTTGCATACGAAGCAGGTCATGAAATAATTATTGAAATGGATGCAGGATTATCCCACGATCCGAGAGCAATTCCAATGTTTTTGCGTGTATTGAATGAAGGAAATGAATGTGCATTCGGAAGCAGGTTTATAAATGGAGGTTCTATGGGGGATTCGCCATTTAAACGTAGATTTCTTTCAAAAACGGGAACCTTTCTTGCCAATTTTTTACTTGGAACTTCATTAAGGGACATGACCTCAGGATACCAGGGATTCCATAGGGATGTGGTGGCTAAAATAATAGATCATAAGTTTAGATCAAAAGCTCATTTTTACCAAACCGAATTGCGTTATTTGTTGCGAAATAGAAGAATTTTCGAAGTTCCAATACATTACCAGGCACCTTCACCGCGTGTTTCAAAAAATGCAATAAAAAATGCCTATCAGTCCTTGTTTTATTATTTCTTTCAACGATTAACTGGAAATAAACCAACACTATAA